In Uranotaenia lowii strain MFRU-FL chromosome 2, ASM2978415v1, whole genome shotgun sequence, one genomic interval encodes:
- the LOC129743179 gene encoding uncharacterized protein LOC129743179, with protein sequence MASKAEKKLAADLLTRRRACAERDVVEKFVTDFTYERDCCQVAVRLEALNKCNELFLNVQNDIEMGDSEERFETHLEFRADFEDRFCRAKGFLLSKLESREHPLSSTIIHASASHSMSSSFHHRLPKIDLPKFSGDESRWISFRDNFLSMIHCNEDIPIVSKLQYLLQSLEGEARKPFESVDIQADNYSSTWDALKKRYDNKRFLRKELFRGLYNLPPIQHESAQDLNTLVDDFQRHVKALGKLGEPIEHWDTPLIFILTNKLDSATIRAWEQDTRQKEEVKYDELIEFLIHQVRMLKSVDSDLQHRSSAPTVSKVAGQIPKKPVPIRSVVNTATSETQYCTSPCHCCLRTHPLHQCPAFSNLSSSQRRELVTQHSLCWNCFRANHRATSCKSKFLCRICQAKHHTMLHDHHISHLEQLSTEKPHPVQANPGPSKLLSPPTVNLSVHSDSTVLLETVSLLVVDRYGRKIPARALLDSAAMSNFITRKLANELATRQSPVDIAVAGIGESVKRIKHKLAAKIVSRNSDFSTTLDFLVMKKPTSHLPTSPIDTTAWKMPKVPLADSQFNVPAIGGLWP encoded by the coding sequence ATGGCTAGCAAGGCGGAGAAAAAGTTAGCAGCGGACCTTCTGACGAGACGACGAGCGTGTGCCGAACGAGATGTGGTGGAGAAGTTTGTAACGGATTTCACCTATGAACGAGATTGTTGCCAGGTTGCGGTACGTTTGGAGGCGCTCAACAAGTGCAACGAGTTGTTCCTGAACGTGCAGAACGATATCGAAATGGGCGATAGCGAAGAACGGTTTGAAACACACCTGGAATTCCGTGCTGATTTTGAGGATCGATTCTGCAGGGCGAAGGGTTTTTTGCTGTCTAAACTGGAGAGTAGGGAGCATCCGTTGAGTTCGACGATCATCCACGCATCGGCTTCTCATAGCATGTCTTCCAGCTTTCATCATCGGCTGCCGAAAATCGATCTTCCGAAGTTTAGTGGAGACGAATCGCGCTGGATCTCGTTCCGTGACAATTTTCTCTCGATGATCCACTGCAACGAGGACATACCGATCGTCAGCAAGCTGCAGTATCTGTTGCAGTCGCTGGAAGGAGAGGCAAGAAAACCATTCGAGTCTGTGGATATTCAGGCCGATAATTATTCGTCGACGTGGGACGCGCTTAAAAAGCGTTACGACAACAAGCGGTTCCTCAGAAAGGAACTTTTCCGTGGCCTATACAACCTTCCACCGATACAGCACGAGTCCGCACAAGACCTCAACACACTGGTTGATGATTTCCAGCGACACGTTAAGGCTCTGGGAAAACTAGGGGAACCGATCGAGCATTGGGACACTCCACTTATCTTCATCTTAACGAACAAGTTGGACTCAGCAACGATTCGCGCATGGGAGCAGGATACTCGACAGAAAGAAGAAGTGAAGTACGACGAGCTCATCGAGTTTCTCATCCACCAGGTCCGGATGTTGAAATCCGTGGACAGCGATCTCCAGCATCGTTCCTCAGCGCCCACCGTTTCCAAGGTGGCCGGTCAAATCCCGAAGAAACCAGTTCCCATCCGATCTGTCGTGAACACAGCTACGTCCGAAACTCAATACTGTACTTCGCCATGCCACTGTTGTTTGAGAACACATCCGCTTCACCAATGTCCAGCATTTTCGAACCTGTCAAGCTCCCAACGGCGAGAGCTTGTGACACAGCACAGTCTTTGCTGGAATTGCTTTCGCGCAAACCACCGGGCAACATCCTGCAAATCCAAGTTTCTGTGCAGGATTTGTCAAGCAAAACACCACACCATGTTGCACGACCACCACATATCACATCTAGAGCAACTCTCTACTGAGAAACCACATCCCGTACAAGCGAATCCAGGCCCCAGTAAATTGCTTAGCCCCCCAACAGTAAATCTTTCCGTGCATTCTGATTCAACCGTTCTCTTGGAGACAGTCTCGCTATTAGTAGTCGACCGATACGGTCGAAAGATTCCTGCTAGAGCTCTGCTAGATTCTGCAGCGATGTCCAACTTCATAACCAGGAAGCTGGCGAACGAACTTGCCACCCGTCAAAGCCCCGTGGACATCGCAGTTGCCGGAATTGGAGAGTCAGTGAAGCGCATCAAGCACAAGTTAGCTGCCAAGATCGTATCCAGGAACAGCGACTTCTCCACCACACTCGATTTCCTCGTCATGAAGAAGCCAACCTCCCATCTTCCCACATCCCCGATCGATACAACTGCCTGGAAAATGCCAAAGGTTCCATTGGCGGATTCTCAGTTCAACGTTCCAGCTATTGGAGGTTTATGGCCATAG